From the Cohaesibacter sp. ES.047 genome, the window TCCGATGTTGTCGCTGCATCTCATGGCTCTGTCGCGTCTGACCGCCGACTGGTTCATGGATGTCTCTCACATCTCACCTGCCGGGCTGGGTGGCCTTGTGCGCAGCAAGGGGGCTCTTGTTGCCTACGCGCGTGCCTTCAGCGTCTGGCTGGATGATGATACCGAAGATCTTTCAAAGACCATGGCCTGTCTCGACAAGACCCTAAAGTCGGGAGAAAAGGCGCTTCGCCGCGCCGAGCGATTGGCGCGGGTTGTCCCTGCGCTGCGCAAACGCTGCAAGCCCAGACGGAAGTCCAGAGACCGCGACACCTCTGAGACATCCGGGGCACCCGAGGCAACCTACACCGAGGACAGCGGCATGGCTCCCATGCCGTCCTGAGTTTTGCCCCGACAAGGGGCAAAGCTGCAACACTCTTGCTGTTTGTGACAAATGGGGCGTTTCCCGCTTTGCAAAAAGGCGTGAAACGCCCCAAATTGTATCTGCATTTCATTGCCGCCCTCGCTGGGCGGACCCATCACGAAAACACAAGGCGTTCGGGGATTATATGGCAGAAGCAGCTGCAGAGATTGCGTTTGATGATTTCATGAAAGTGGATATCAGGGCAGGCACGGTGCTGGAGGTGGAGGATTTCCCTCAGGCGCGCAAGCCTGCCTACAAGCTGAAAATCGATTTCGGAACAGAGATCGGGGTCAAGAAAAGCTCGGCCCAGATCACGGTGCATTACAGCCAGGATGATCTGGTCGGACGGCAGGTGATGGCCGTTGTGAATTTCCCGCCACGGCAGATCGGGCCCTTCATGTCCGAGGTGTTGACCCTTGGCTATGAGGATGACAACGGGGACATCGTGCTTGCGTCCCTCGACAAGCCGGTTCCCAACGGCAAGCGTCTTTGCTGAGCCGCAAGGGGATCAGGTTGGCAGCCTCAGGGTCGCCTTGAGGCCACCCATGTCACTGCGTCCGAGCTTGATTTCCCCGCCGTGAACTCGAGCGATATCTCGGGCGATTGACAGTCCCAGCCCGGTGCTGGGGTTGTTCTGATTGCGGGCAGTGTCCATGCGATAGAAGGGGCGGAAGACTGCCTCCAGTTCCTCTTCGGGGATGCCCGGACCATTATCCTCGATATCGATCGCCCACCAGTTGCCCAAACGCTCCGAGGTGAGTGTGACCGTGTCGGCGTGCCGCATGGCATTGCTGATGAGGTTGTGAAGGCAGCGTTTGATTGTCTGCGGCTTTACCTCCACCGCGTCGCCGCCCCGATGGGTGACGCTAAGGTTTTGGCCGGTGCGTTCCACATCATATTGAAGCTCGCTCAGAAACGCAGGAATGTCCAAGACTTCTGCGACTTCCGATGTCGTACCACGGGCGAAGTCTAGATAGTCTTCCAGCATATTCTGCATTTCGTCGACATCGCGTTGCATGTCCACCACCTCGGGCTCATCGCCCAGAATGGCCAGTTGCAGCTTGAAGCGGGTGAGGATGGTTCTCAAGTCATGGCTGACGCCGGCCAGCATGGTCGTGCGCTGTTCGATCTGCCGCTCGATGCGGCGCTTCATTTCAAGAAAGGCATGGGCGGCGCGGCGCACTTCACGCGCACCGGAGGGGCGAAAATTCTGGGCTTCCTGCCCCTTGCCGAAGCGCTCTGCCGCGTCCGCCAGTCGCTGGATCGGACGGATCTGATTGCGCAGAAAGAGAATGGCGACCACGAGCAGGACAAGTGAAGTGCCAGCCATCCAGACCAGAAAGATATGCGAGTTGGAGGCATATGTCTGGGATCGGCGTGCAAAGACGCGCAGCACCTTGTCGTCGAGCTTGATGCGAATTTCGACAATGTTGGAGCGGCCCACGGTGTCGATCCAGAAGGGTTTGCCGATCAGTTCATTGATCTGTC encodes:
- a CDS encoding tRNA-binding protein — its product is MAEAAAEIAFDDFMKVDIRAGTVLEVEDFPQARKPAYKLKIDFGTEIGVKKSSAQITVHYSQDDLVGRQVMAVVNFPPRQIGPFMSEVLTLGYEDDNGDIVLASLDKPVPNGKRLC
- a CDS encoding ATP-binding protein; amino-acid sequence: MDQPNRQDPTDKEAAHARRPEWLKAVLRPLAPLKVLYDGYRRGARQLGRLMPKGLYARSLIIIVAPMVILQSVIAFVFMERHWQTVTHRLSTAVTQDISAIIAVLEVYPQDEDYSKIINLAQDKLKLSIAILPDGPLPPAGPKPFFSLLDQTLSRQINELIGKPFWIDTVGRSNIVEIRIKLDDKVLRVFARRSQTYASNSHIFLVWMAGTSLVLLVVAILFLRNQIRPIQRLADAAERFGKGQEAQNFRPSGAREVRRAAHAFLEMKRRIERQIEQRTTMLAGVSHDLRTILTRFKLQLAILGDEPEVVDMQRDVDEMQNMLEDYLDFARGTTSEVAEVLDIPAFLSELQYDVERTGQNLSVTHRGGDAVEVKPQTIKRCLHNLISNAMRHADTVTLTSERLGNWWAIDIEDNGPGIPEEELEAVFRPFYRMDTARNQNNPSTGLGLSIARDIARVHGGEIKLGRSDMGGLKATLRLPT